A single region of the Chelmon rostratus isolate fCheRos1 chromosome 5, fCheRos1.pri, whole genome shotgun sequence genome encodes:
- the wdr54 gene encoding WD repeat-containing protein 54 yields the protein MYHKEKSIQIKNSASALYNNLNVLRIAPRRLTYFTVVHANVVNMVSASWDGLNYSHRQLQSKEPNVATSTSLIMQAAFCVLPSRDLLVVTSQKGIQMYESDGSIMVYWHALDTPETPTAQAVFARGISAVWENYICVGVSSGAILVFDVPSKGSNITLSEVLEEHKESITDMASECSGSQECIADLVSADDGGNLCVWKSGEEFQVLNKIPGFDMSCSSVKLWKGTVVAGYGTGQIRIYEAVTGILHAEVNAHARWIYSLDIAPFSGLLLSAAEDSLVRVWHLTLTPETNSVEVAHLHNECVTDTQICGAKFCDGDGYAFAVTGYDLSEIIRYTQT from the exons ATGTATCACAAAGAAAAGAGCATCCAGATCAAAAACAGCGCGTCGGCGCTGTACAACAACCTCAATGTGCTGCGCATCGCCCCTCGACGGCTCACCTACTTCACGGTGGTCCATGCCAACGTGGTCAACATGGTCAGCGCCTCCTGGGACGGCCTCAACTATTCCCACCGTCAGCTGCAGTCCAAGGAGCCCAACGTCGCCACAAGCACATCGCTCATCATGCAG GCTGCGTTTTGTGTCCTGCCGTCTCGTGATCTGCTGGTGGTGACCTCTCAGAAAGGCATCCAG ATGTATGAATCTGATGGCTCCATCATGGTGTACTGGCATGCACTGGATACTCCAGAAACACCTACAG CTCAGGCAGTGTTTGCTCGAGGGATATCAGCAGTGTGGGAGAATTATATATGTGTGG GTGTTTCATCTGGTGCAATTCTAGTATTCGATGTTCCCAGTAAAGGCAGTAATATTACCCTGTCTGAGGTCCTGGAGGAGCATAAGGAGTCCATCACTGACATGGCCTCGGAGTGCTCTGGCAGCCAG GAGTGCATAGCTGATCTGGTCAGTGCAGATGATGGGGGCAACCTGTGCGTGTGGAAGTCTGGGGAGGAATTTCAGGTGCTCAACAAGATCCCTGGCTTTGA CATGAGCTGCTCATCTGTCAAGTTGTGGAAAGGCACAGTGGTGGCAGGTTACGGCACAGGCCAGATCCGCATATATGAGGCAGTGACGGGAATTTTGCATGCTGAGGTCAACGCCCATGCTCGCTGGATATACTCACTGGACATCGCTCCTTTTTCTGGCCTG cttctgtctgctgctgaggacTCTCTAGTCAGGGTGTGGCACCTGACACTGACCCCGGAGACCAACAGTGTGGAG GTTGCCCATTTGCACAatgagtgtgtgacagacacacaaatctgTGGCGCCAAGTTCTGTGACGGCGATGGTTATGCCTTTGCAGTGACAGGCTATGACCTGAGTGAGATTATCCGCTACACACAGACTTAA
- the LOC121607218 gene encoding uncharacterized protein C2orf81 homolog produces MPRSASKSQADKRGRVPSVQVTTPTTQELEVEDVIPGRLTQAQWVDMLIQEDGDEAVGEIMEELLSKVMDGCLKVYIERQLGPFSASWAKSYLTQILERQILCLDEGEGPEEASKTEDSEPMPATSDAWAQGCVPVLNATPQPQSTSQQEVDIGQVPVQTEPRVAKRCNVMARTNSSPKQIETDTSPRRPVRDKLFKVLNPRPSPKVDQKKTMQIHLPPKPIPCKLLPPLSRSAGKKAVEVEGKNRIRSVLNHSTGSLYQQKDYQPIPRLDHSSLPQHSIFPQCEILDSNYRKPNYNKPTGLSKLESRSNKLQTEWTVTSLKPLTSSKDHLERIQKRNKADVGLKKSSPCTHRKEGMVFSGPLRLEAMKLAKGVSLLDPQAVDSNSFKFNPPALSSKMRLIQSDAAVPLFSGEQLTTGPPP; encoded by the exons ATGCCCCGCTCTGCATCCAAGTCCCAAGCTGACAAGCGTGGACGTGTGCCATCTGTCCAGGTGACCACACCTACAACGCAGGAACTGGAAGTGGAAGATGTTATTCCTGGTCGCTTAACTCAGGCCCAGTGGGTGGACATGTTGATCCAGGAGGATGGAGATGAAGCAGTGGGCGAGATTATGGAGGAATTGTTGAGCAAGGTCATGGACGGCTGTTTAAAGGTGTACATTGAAAGACAG CTAGGACCTTTCTCTGCATCCTGGGCCAAGAGCTACCTCACACAGATTCTAGAGAGGCAAATTCTGTGCCTAGATGAAGGGGAAGGACCAGAAGAGGCATCTAAAACAGAAGACTCAGAGCCTATGCCAGCAACTTCAGATGCCTGGGCTCAAGGTTGTGTGCCTGTCTTAAATGCTACCCCTCAACCTCAGTCCACCTCACAACAG GAGGTTGACATTGGGCAGGTCCCAGTACAAACAGAGCCAAGAGTCGCCAAGCGGTGTAACGTAATGGCCCGAACAAACAGCTCTCCAAAGCAAATCGAAACGGATACAAGTCCCAGGAGGCCTGTCAGGGACAAGCTCTTTAAAGTACTTAATCCTCGCCCCTCACCAAAAGTCGATCAAAAGAAAACGATGCAGATTCATTTACCTCCCAAGCCTATTCCATGCAAATTACTGCCACCACTGTCCCGTTCAGCAGGGAAAAAAGCTGTGGAGGTAGAGGGTAAAAATAGGATACGTTCTGTTCTTAACCATTCGACTGGATCATTATATCAGCAGAAGGACTACCAGCCTATACCAAGGCTTGATCACTCCTCCCTGCCTCAACACTCCATCTTTCCTCAATGTGAGATTTTGGACAGTAACTACAGAAAACCCAACTATAACAAACCAACTGGACTATCCAAATTAGAATCAAGATCTAACAAGCTGCAAACTGAATGGACAGTAACCTCCCTGAAGCCACTAACCAGCTCCAAAGATCATCTAGAGAGGattcaaaaaagaaataaggCAGATGTCGGGCTGAAGAAGTCGTCTCCTTGTACACATAGAAAGGAAGGAATGGTATTCTCTGGGCCTCTCAGACTGGAAGCCATGAAGTTGGCCAAGGGTGTTTCTCTCCTGGATCCTCAGGCAGTTGACAGTAACTCTTTCAAATTTAACCCTCCTGCTCTGTCTTCAAAAATGAGGCTGATACAAAGTGATGCAGCTGTGCCACTGTTTTCAGGTGAACAGCTTACCACAGGTCCACCCCCTTAA
- the nol6 gene encoding nucleolar protein 6 has translation MKKKQTVLEDTGEMIPSGEDEAPVKAKRSKPGEAAGEEVVYHPVKLSRSDLYRPPSAEELNQLKEAESLFHCSLLKMQMEELLKEVALSERRKQQIDSFIQTVTKLFQTVPDSPEVEVSDLSWLSSAIKVPFLLVPKTTKGKFHMAPPASVDLIGSYPLGTCTKPRVMVDLAVTIPADVLHPKDVLNQRYPRKRALYLAGLAEYLTSSSDIGTMRYSCLHGNRLRPVLLLTPPGKESSSFTVRVHACPPPGFFKPNRFHPQKSNIRTEWYTGLQSSLSEGSEPPTPHYNSSILGDLLPRAHLQFLSAVSSQCSAFADGVALLKVWLRQRELDQGTGCFNGFLASMLLTYLLTTHRISNTMTAYQLLRNSLNFLASTDLTVNGISLAKDPDSTAPSLAEFHNAFQVVFVDPSGHLNMCADMTACTYKQLQHEASVSMQFWDDPTVDGFHSLLMTPKPMIRTSDHVFQLCELVKLQSSCKKLNLLSELMDHSGNYVHAALPFILTLLQQGLGQRIHLLTHSLSPDPEWSVESEAPKHKAQPPLSFGLLLRPELAASVLERGPPADSPKAAEFRQLWGSRSELRRFQDGAITEAVLWEGTSMCQKQLVPRQIITHLLELHADIPESCVRYVGATVDDVIKTGSEVPSTGEEESLVVVQSYDDLSRKLWRLEGLPLSITAVQGAHPALRYTQVFPPVPVKLDYSFFDREKMSRSLVPKEDKPCPAYITPITVICHMEGSGKWPHDRLAIRHIRAAFHIHLGELLKKHHNYTCRPCPTHLDVWKDGLVFRIQVAYHREPQVLRESVNAEGLLVVRDNEEAQALEMATVHKPLLTSTLHGLQQQHPCFGAVCRLAKRWLGAQLFSEDITEDTADLLVASLFLRPAPFTPPGSPQVGFLRFLHLLSSFDWRNNPLVVNLNNQLTAADYTEIKNDFMASRESLPVMFIATPKDKTVSMWTKRAPSVQMLQRVVMLAAESLKVLEHQLMDGSQMQDVRVVMRPPLDAYDVLIHLTPKQVPLLGLAVDPPAVTFNRGVLTGSATQSGGALPVIDYNPVSLYLAELREAFGDLALFFCDPYGGTVIAVLWKPKAFTPVPLKTSQVSARSVEVTGEEANTFPNVEAILEDFRVMGQGLVKSVEARTEKWSF, from the exons atgaagaaaaagcaaacagttcTAGAGGACACAGGAGAG ATGATTCCCTCGGGGGAAGATGAGGCTCCCGTTAAAGCAAAAAGGAGCAAACCTGGAGAGGCTGCAGGGGAGGAGGTGGTCTATCACCCGGTGAAGCTGTCCCGAAGTGACCTGTACAGACCTCCATCCGCAGAGGAGCTAAACCAGCTGAAGGAGGCGGAAAGCTTGTTTCACTGCAGCCTGCTGAAAATGCAG atggaggagctgctgaaggaggtCGCCCTCAGTGAGCGTAGGAAACAGCAAATAGACTCCTTCATTCAGACAGTCACCAAGCTGTTCCAGACTGTGCCAGATTCaccagaggtggag gttaGTGATCTGTCGTGGCTGTCTAGTGCGATTAAGGTCCCATTCCTCCTGGTGCCCAAAACAACAAAGGGCAAGTTCCACATGGCACCTCCTGCTTCTGTTGACCTGATTGGCAGCTACCCTCTGGGCACCTGCACCAAACCACGCGTTATGGTGGACCTGGCTGTCACAATCCCAGCT GATGTCCTCCACCCAAAGGACGTCTTGAACCAGAGGTATCCGAGGAAAAGGGCACTCTACCTGGCAGGCCTGGCCGAGTATCTCACATCCTCGTCTGACATTGGAACCATGCGTTATTCCTGTCTGCATGGGAACCGACTCCGACCTGTTCTGCTGCTGACCCCTCCAG GTAAAGAGTCCTCCAGCTTTACTGTACGTGTTCATGCCTGTCCTCCTCCTGGATTCTTCAAACCCAACCGTTTCCACCCCCAGAAGAGTAATATCCGGACAGAGTGGTACACCGGATTGCAGAGCTCCCTTTCTG AGGGCAGCGAACCTCCCACTCCACATTACAATAGCTCTATTCTGGGGGATTTACTGCCCAGGGCTCACCTCcagtttctgtctgctgtcagctccCAGTGCTCAGCGTTTGCTGATGGGGTGGCTTTGCTCAAAGTCTGGCTACGTCAAAGGGAGCTCGACCAG GGCACCGGTTGTTTTAATGGCTTCCTGGCTTCAATGCTGTTGACTTACTTGCTGACCACTCACAGAATCAGCAACACCATGACAGCCTATCAGCTGCTGCGAAACAGCTTGAACTTCCTGG CCTCTACAGACCTCACAGTTAATGGAATTAGCCTCGCCAAAGATCCTGACTCTACGGCT ccatctctgGCAGAGTTCCACAACGCTTTCCAGGTCGTGTTTGTCGACCCTTCAGGACATCTCAACATGTGTGCCGACATGACCGCTTGTACCTACAAACAG CTGCAGCACGAGGCATCTGTGTCGATGCAGTTCTGGGACGACCCTACAGTGGATGGGTTCCACAGCCTCCTCATGACGCCCAAACCCATGATAAGGACAAGCGACCACGTATTCCA gctatgTGAGCTGGTGAAGCTTCAGTCCAGCTGTAAGAAACTGAATCTCCTCAGTGAGCTGATGGACCACAGTGGGAATTATGTCCATGCTGCGCTCCCTTTTATTCTGACACTGCTTCAGCAAGGACTGGGCCAAAGGATCCACCTCCTCAcgcactccctctctcctgacCCAGAG TGGTCGGTGGAGAGTGAAGCTCCAAAACACAAAGCCcaacctcctctctccttcgGTTTGCTCTTAAGGCCGGAGCTGGCAGCCTCTGTCCTGGAAAGAGGACCACCTGCAGACAGCCCCAAG GCAGCTGAGTTTCGCCAGCTGTGGGGTTCTCGCTCCGAGCTACGTCGTTTCCAGGACGGTGCCATCACCGAGGCTGTGCTGTGGGAGGGAACGAGCATGTGCCAAAAACAACTGGTGCCCAGACAGATCATCACACACCTGCTGGAGCT ACATGCTGATATCCCCGAATCCTGCGTGCGCTACGTGGGGGCGACGGTGGATGACGTCATCAAAACGGGAAGTGAG GTGCCGAgtactggagaggaggagagtttAGTGGTGGTTCAGTCCTATGATGACCTGAGTAGGAAACTGTGGAGGCTGGAGGGtctgcctctctccatcacagCTGTGCAAGGTGCCCACCCTGCACTCAGATACACACAG GTGTTTCCCCCTGTACCAGTGAAGCTGGACTATTCCTTCtttgacagagaaaagatgtCTAGATCATTGGTGCCAAAGGAAGACAAACCCTGCCCTGCTTATATCACACCTATCACAG TGATCTGTCACATGGAGGGGAGTGGAAAGTGGCCTCACGACCGCCTCGCCATCCGCCACATCCGAGCTGCCTTCCACATCCACCTGGGAGAGTTACTCAAGAAGCACCACAATTATACTTGCAGGCCCTGCCCCACACACCTGGATGTCTGGAAG GACGGCTTGGTGTTCCGCATCCAGGTGGCGTACCATCGTGAGCCTCAGGTGCTGAGGGAGAGTGTAAATGCTGAGGGGCTGCTGGTTGTAAGGGACAACGAGGAGGCTCAGGCTCTGGAGATGGCCACCGTTCACAAGCCTCTACTTACCAGCACATTGCATGG tctccagcagcagcacccatGTTTCGGGGCAGTGTGTCGCCTGGCCAAACGCTGGCTCGGCGCTCAGCTCTTCAGTGAAGACATCACAGAGGACACGGCAGACCTGCTGGTGGCGTCGCTTTTCCTGCGGCCTGCACCCTTTACTCCTCCCGG TTCTCCTCAGGTCGGCTTCCTTCGTTTCCTTCATCTGCTTTCCTCCTTTGACTGGAGGAACAACCCGCTGGTAGTCAACCTCAACAACCAGCTCAcag CTGCCGACTACACAGAGATCAAGAATGACTTCATGGCCTCCAGGGAGTCTCTACCTGTCATGTTTATAGCTACGCCTAAAGACAAAACAGTGTCTATGTGGACCAAGAGGGCACCTAGCGTACAG ATGCTGCAGCGTGTGGTGATGCTGGCTGCAGAGAGTCTTAAGGTGCTGGAACATCAGCTGATGGACGGCAGCCAGATGCAAGATGTCAGG GTGGTCATGCGCCCTCCCCTGGATGCCTACGATGTGCTGATTCACCTGACCCCCAAGCAGGTTCCGCTGCTCGGCCTGGCAGTCGACCCTCCGGCCGTCACCTTCAACAGGGGCGTCTTGACTGGCAGTGCGACCCAGTCTGGAGGGGCCCTGCCCGTCATCGACTACAACCCCGTGTCCCTCTACCTGGCAGAGCTCAGA gAGGCCTTTGGAGACCtagccctcttcttctgtgatCCCTATGGTGGAACAGTGATCGCAGTCTTATGGAAGCCAAAGGCCTTCACCCCAGTGCCCTTGAAG ACGTCGCAGGTGTCTGCTC
- the LOC121606962 gene encoding E3 SUMO-protein ligase ZBED1-like, whose product MKRTGRRRSSVWDCFEQEGNFVRCMKCDATLKYCGGATSSMINHMSRFHPSTPPLDEDEKPLICTVQCNEEDNAANSDIMQIAIMSPSSNPPERDSGERKRLKRSSVWDIFIKVDDEVHCTMCDTKLKYRSSTTSMMYHIKNKHPDTMPNDGVSVATHAEVTELISRMIEKDMLPISVVSGDGFRELLAYTVHNYKMPSPGDITRLIEGHFHEKAEELAMQLGRVEKVALTADFWTALPFQRYITVFCSFITEDWQGRSAVLQTHKLSSDSHISTASVTERLLNTVQNWGIAGKVTACVHNNTQDILSARVTWDYATCFATTLQLAVSDGLSDDLVRIIVAAGKLVRHFNHNLLASEALEQKQVQMCLPQHKLIRSSKARWDTICDMFERLLEQRWAIKAVLSDRTVTNRQEAQVLEIEDDCWQIIENFTPVLATLKWATTVISAETEVSISNIYPITFSLIQTHLGPRESDIEQVSEFKVKVQKSLRNHMEVDSNDLASKPALIASMLDPRHKHLSFLTPTGRLAAKVKLHELVSKLDVITTTVGPKDEQQETLITPDISQVAMPSQMRSNTKNTMMLLLGDNYSSSYATDSEAQVDYYLRDIAPSLDINPLDWWKVNGPRFPKLATLARHYLCVPGVSLPSLLSEAGQTFATMRTRLSPEHVDMMIFVNRNA is encoded by the exons ATGAAGCGCACGGGGAGGAGACGGAGCTCTGTGTGGGACTGCTTTGAACAAGAGGGGAACTTCGTCCGCTGCATGAAATGTGACGCCACGCTGAAGTACTGCGGCGGAGCCACCAGCTCCATGATCAACCACATGAGCAGGTTCCACCCGTCCACTCCACCGCTAGACGAAGACGAGAAGCCGCTCATTTGCACCGTGCAGTGCAACGAGGAGGACAACGCCGCTAATTCGGACATCATGCAGATTGCTATCATGTCACCCAGCAGCAACCCCCCCGAGCGTGACTCTGGAGAGAGGAAGCGCCTGAAGCGGAGCTCCGTTTGGGATATTTTCATCAAAGTGGACGACGAGGTTCACTGCACGATGTGCGACACCAAGCTGAAATACAGgagcagcaccaccagcatgATGTACCACATCAAGAACAAGCACCCGGACACTATGCCCAATGATGGCGTGTCAGTGGCGACACATGCAGAGGTGACTGAACTCATCTCCAGAATGATCGAGAAGGACATGCTTCCCATCAGCGTGGTCAGCGGTGATGGGTTTCGTGAGCTGCTTGCATACACTGTGCACAATTATAAAATGCCATCTCCTGGAGATATCACGCGTCTTATTGAAGGCCATTTCcatgagaaagcagaggagctTGCGATGCAGCTGGGCAGAGTGGAGAAAGTGGCTCTCACTGCTGATTTCTGGACAGCCCTCCCATTTCAGAGGTACATCACAGTTTTCTGTTCGTTCATCACAGAGGACTGGCAGGGGAGGTCAGCTGTGCTGCAGACGCACAAGCTGTCATCAGACAGCCACATTAGTACAGCCAGTGTCACAGAGAGGCTTCTCAACACCGTGCAGAACTGGGGTATTGCTGGGAAAGTGACTGCATGTGTTCATAACAACACACAGGACATCCTGTCAGCCCGTGTCACCTGGGACTACGCCACTTGCTTTGCCACCACATTGCAGCTCGCAGTCAGCGACGGGCTGAGCGATGATCTAGTCCGCATCATTGTTGCTGCAGGCAAACTAGTCAGGCACTTCAATCACAACTTGCTGGCAAGTGAGGCCTTGGAGCAGAAGCAAGTTCAGATGTGCCTGCCACAGCACAAGCTCATCCGGTCCAGCAAAGCCAGATGGGACACGATCTGCGATATGTTTGAACGGCTACTTGAGCAACGGTGGGCAATTAAAGCTGTCCTCTCTGATCGCACAGTCACCAACAGACAGGAAGCCCAGGTCCTTGAGATTGAAGATGACTGCTGGCAAATAATTGAGAATTTCACACCTGTGCTGGCAACGCTGAAATGGGCAACAACGGTCATATCTGCTGAGACGGAGGTGTCAATTTCAAACATCTACCCGATCACGTTCAGCCTCATTCAGACTCACCTTGGGCCAAGAGAGAGTGACATTGAACAAGTCTCTGAGTTCAAGGTGAAAGTTCAGAAGTCACTTAGAAATCACATGGAG GTTGACTCGAACGACCTCGCCTCCAAACCAGCCCTGATTGCCTCTATGCTGGACCCCCGTCACAAACATCTCAGCTTCCTGACGCCGACGGGGAGACTGGCTGCCAAGGTTAAACTGCATGAACTGGTTTCAAAATTAGATGTCATAACTACTACAGTGGGCCCAAAGGATGAGCAGCAGGAGACCCTGATCACACCTGACATTAGCCAGGTGGCTATGCCCTCACAAATGAGAAGCAACACCAAAAACACCATGATGTTGCTTCTAGGAGACAACTACAGTTCCTCCTATGCCACAGACTCTGAGGCTCAGGTAGATTACTACTTGAGAGACATCGCGCCCTCGCTGGACATAAACCCTCTGGACTGGTGGAAGGTAAATGGACCGAGATTCCCGAAACTGGCCACTCTGGCGAGACACTATTTGTGTGTGCCTGGTGTATCACTGCCATCTCTATTGTCCGAGGCTGGACAAACATTTGCCACAATGCGTACAAGACTGAGCCCAGAGCATGTTGACATGATGATCTTTGTAAACAGAAATGCATAA